A genomic region of Anaerolineae bacterium contains the following coding sequences:
- a CDS encoding single-stranded DNA-binding protein, with translation MYHRIIIVGHLGADPEMRYTPTGTPVTHFRMASNRVFVDAQGNRKEITTWFRVTAWGKLAEQCNEYLQKGRLVLVEGVLVPDESGNPRVWIGSDGTVRASYEVRAERVKFLGPRPTAPEEVVAEEGYEALPELGEEEEIPF, from the coding sequence ATGTACCACAGGATAATAATTGTGGGCCATCTTGGGGCCGACCCGGAAATGCGCTATACGCCCACGGGGACTCCCGTTACTCATTTTCGCATGGCTTCTAACAGGGTTTTCGTTGACGCCCAGGGAAACCGTAAGGAGATTACCACGTGGTTCCGAGTCACCGCCTGGGGCAAGTTGGCTGAACAATGTAACGAGTATCTCCAAAAAGGCCGCCTTGTGCTGGTAGAGGGAGTTCTCGTTCCGGATGAGAGCGGAAATCCAAGGGTTTGGATAGGAAGCGACGGTACTGTAAGGGCTTCTTATGAGGTAAGAGCCGAGAGGGTGAAGTTCCTGGGACCTCGCCCGACAGCTCCTGAGGAGGTTGTCGCTGAAGAAGGCTACGAGGCTCTCCCCGAGCTCGGAGAAGAAGAGGAGATCCCCTTCTAA
- a CDS encoding DNA-binding protein: MQVFGSRFSDVIIIKLDSGEEIFSSLKQWAAEQQVFSGTFYAIGALARAVLGYFDPKTRDYLKIPVESQTEVVCMLGNLAIGEDRAPIFHIHVILSFPDGRTVGGHLFEGVVNPTLEITFFPVRTIMLRRFDPGIGLRLLSV, translated from the coding sequence ATGCAAGTTTTCGGGTCGCGGTTCTCTGATGTTATAATCATCAAACTTGATTCGGGAGAGGAGATTTTCTCTTCTCTCAAGCAGTGGGCTGCCGAGCAGCAAGTTTTTTCGGGCACTTTCTACGCTATCGGGGCTTTGGCTCGTGCTGTCCTGGGTTATTTTGATCCCAAAACTCGCGATTATTTGAAAATTCCTGTTGAAAGCCAGACGGAAGTGGTCTGCATGCTTGGAAATTTAGCTATAGGGGAAGATAGAGCTCCTATCTTTCACATCCATGTCATTCTTTCCTTCCCTGATGGTCGCACCGTTGGGGGACATCTCTTTGAGGGGGTTGTCAATCCCACTCTTGAGATCACTTTTTTCCCTGTCCGCACCATTATGCTTCGCCGATTTGATCCCGGCATCGGCCTGAGGCTTTTGAGTGTTTGA
- a CDS encoding glycosyltransferase family 39 protein codes for MPRIFTFEILAYLSLAFVSLVLRIWASSRHLLNQEEALRALAAWEFLQGQPPEPAWPLSPALMGLQTLVFFLFGPGDVAARLPAILAGALIPLAFFLFRHILGKERALVAAAFSAFSPLWIFSSSQADGEAIGVLAILVAVGAFLRFQETGNSLWLYGGACALGLGITSGLSVWTLAGEGIILAVLLRGKIKISELRVSHGFWIAFGASFFLSSTLFLFYPPGFGLVADSLALWLMSIFRGQLSFQPLLNLVLYEPLLILGALWGLERLYLLAPVIFGLLIAILGGFEGPAGFLPILLPLTVMAAYGLYDFIRILVRETFSPQGPVALVLTLCLGVWGFLGVTGYTVGGDTRYLLISVVALIGIVSILTFLGLMRGPEASVWVVLVFVLVASFLWEIKLARGLNFSPYVEEHLPRCQFTSSEVKEVKGSLRKLSSYRAGDPTALEVIVVGETPELRWYLKEFSALKVVEKGQILPVAEAIIALTEESISVGENFRGRRFAVRENCQIKTLKGFRLLRWLLYREPVAPREKEEAILWVKSSSPDRKHK; via the coding sequence TTGCCCAGGATTTTCACCTTTGAGATTTTGGCTTATCTCTCCCTGGCCTTTGTTTCCCTGGTCTTGAGAATTTGGGCTTCCTCCCGCCATCTTCTGAACCAGGAGGAAGCTTTAAGGGCTCTGGCAGCCTGGGAATTCCTGCAGGGGCAGCCTCCTGAACCGGCGTGGCCTCTTAGCCCGGCTCTTATGGGGCTTCAGACTCTGGTTTTCTTTCTCTTTGGGCCAGGGGATGTGGCTGCGAGGCTGCCAGCTATCTTGGCTGGTGCTCTTATCCCTCTGGCGTTTTTCCTGTTCCGCCATATTCTGGGTAAAGAGAGGGCTCTTGTAGCGGCCGCCTTTTCCGCCTTTTCTCCCCTCTGGATTTTCTCCTCCTCTCAGGCCGACGGCGAAGCAATAGGGGTGCTGGCAATTCTGGTAGCTGTGGGAGCCTTTCTTCGGTTTCAAGAGACCGGAAATTCCCTTTGGCTCTACGGTGGAGCCTGCGCTCTGGGACTTGGGATCACCTCTGGCCTTTCGGTATGGACCTTAGCAGGCGAGGGGATAATTCTGGCGGTCCTGCTGAGAGGCAAGATAAAGATTTCGGAGCTAAGGGTGAGCCACGGCTTCTGGATTGCTTTTGGGGCAAGCTTTTTCCTGAGCTCTACCCTTTTTCTCTTTTACCCACCGGGTTTTGGCCTCGTTGCTGATTCTCTAGCTTTATGGCTTATGAGCATTTTCCGGGGGCAGCTATCTTTTCAGCCTTTGCTCAATTTAGTTCTATATGAGCCCCTCCTTATTCTGGGAGCCCTATGGGGGCTGGAGCGCCTTTACCTTCTGGCACCTGTAATTTTTGGCCTTCTCATAGCAATCTTGGGAGGCTTTGAAGGTCCCGCTGGCTTTCTGCCAATCCTTCTCCCCCTGACGGTTATGGCTGCTTATGGGCTCTATGATTTTATCCGAATTCTCGTGCGGGAAACCTTCTCCCCGCAAGGACCTGTAGCTCTGGTTTTAACCCTATGCCTTGGAGTATGGGGTTTTCTGGGAGTAACAGGCTACACTGTAGGGGGTGATACTCGCTATCTTTTAATTTCCGTTGTGGCCCTCATCGGCATTGTGAGCATCCTGACCTTTCTCGGGTTAATGCGGGGCCCTGAGGCTTCCGTGTGGGTTGTATTAGTTTTCGTGCTCGTAGCCTCTTTCCTGTGGGAAATAAAATTAGCTCGTGGGCTCAACTTCTCACCTTACGTTGAAGAACACCTTCCTCGCTGTCAGTTTACATCTTCTGAAGTGAAAGAAGTTAAAGGTTCCCTCCGCAAACTTTCCAGTTACCGTGCTGGCGACCCCACTGCTCTTGAGGTAATTGTGGTGGGGGAGACTCCAGAGCTCAGGTGGTACCTGAAAGAATTCTCGGCCCTTAAAGTTGTGGAAAAGGGCCAAATTTTACCGGTAGCGGAAGCAATTATAGCTCTTACTGAAGAATCCATCTCAGTGGGGGAGAACTTCAGAGGAAGGCGCTTTGCGGTGAGGGAAAATTGCCAGATTAAAACTTTGAAAGGTTTTCGTCTCCTGCGCTGGCTCCTTTACCGGGAACCCGTCGCTCCAAGGGAAAAAGAAGAAGCAATTTTGTGGGTAAAATCTTCTTCCCCTGATAGAAAGCACAAGTGA
- a CDS encoding TlyA family RNA methyltransferase, protein MKKRLDLLLVEKGLAESREKAQALILAGKVSVEGEIISKPGTLIPPDANIEVKESIPYVSRGGLKLEFALKAFGIDPAGKVAIDVGASTGGFTDCLLQHGAARVYAVDVGYGQLAWKLRQDPRVVVLERTNIRYLESLPEPVDLATIDVSFISLKLVLPPVLRLMKPRAEILALVKPQFEAGREKVGKGGVVRDPQVHREVLETLVEYARSLGLHTLGLATSPLLGPAGNVEFFAYWARGIEAPPLDLAKAIKDCVERGKLLRRREKVAQDFHL, encoded by the coding sequence ATGAAGAAAAGACTAGATCTCCTTCTGGTGGAAAAAGGATTGGCTGAGAGCCGGGAGAAAGCCCAGGCCCTCATATTAGCCGGCAAAGTTTCAGTGGAAGGGGAGATCATTTCCAAACCCGGAACCCTTATCCCTCCAGATGCCAACATTGAAGTCAAGGAAAGCATACCCTACGTCAGCCGTGGTGGGTTGAAACTGGAGTTTGCCCTTAAAGCTTTCGGGATTGATCCGGCGGGAAAAGTGGCGATAGATGTAGGAGCTTCCACCGGCGGCTTTACCGATTGCCTGCTTCAGCATGGTGCGGCCAGAGTTTACGCCGTGGATGTAGGCTACGGTCAGCTGGCCTGGAAACTCCGCCAGGACCCCAGGGTGGTGGTTCTGGAGCGAACTAATATCCGTTATCTTGAGTCCCTGCCAGAGCCTGTGGACCTGGCCACCATAGATGTTTCTTTTATTTCACTAAAGCTTGTCCTCCCTCCTGTGTTGAGGCTCATGAAACCGAGGGCAGAGATTTTGGCGCTGGTGAAGCCGCAGTTTGAGGCCGGCCGGGAAAAAGTGGGGAAAGGAGGAGTGGTACGCGACCCCCAGGTCCACAGGGAAGTTCTGGAAACTCTTGTGGAATACGCTCGCAGCCTTGGTCTGCACACCCTGGGCCTTGCGACTTCACCCCTTTTAGGGCCTGCTGGGAATGTGGAGTTTTTCGCCTATTGGGCCCGCGGGATTGAGGCACCACCTCTGGACCTGGCGAAAGCCATTAAAGATTGCGTGGAAAGGGGGAAATTGCTTAGAAGGAGGGAAAAGGTTGCCCAGGATTTTCACCTTTGA
- a CDS encoding class I SAM-dependent methyltransferase, with translation MEEVLEKLLLSAPPDNALWKAWEYLAFREEELTPPVLDLGCGDGKFACTLFPNSIDFGIDINRGRLKKALKAGAYRATLQANACGLPFQDQSFGTVFSACVLEHIPRVELVIEEVGRILKPGGKFIFSVPSQHFESYVLAPEARTSPSLSFFRRSLAGVINGLLKMRHFYTPSHWGTMLHRAGMKLVRFRYILPPRATAFWAHSFFWGNAIFPFLFLLYRTPLKGAILGSFTAILLPFLRGPVRKGGGLILVAEKLG, from the coding sequence ATGGAAGAGGTGCTGGAAAAATTGCTCCTTTCAGCACCACCAGATAATGCTCTCTGGAAAGCCTGGGAGTATTTAGCTTTCCGAGAGGAGGAACTAACTCCGCCGGTTCTGGATCTGGGGTGCGGCGATGGCAAATTCGCCTGCACTCTTTTCCCGAATTCAATTGATTTCGGGATTGACATCAACAGGGGGAGATTGAAAAAAGCCCTTAAAGCCGGAGCCTACCGGGCTACCCTTCAGGCCAATGCCTGTGGCCTTCCTTTCCAGGATCAGAGCTTCGGAACGGTCTTCAGCGCATGCGTCCTGGAGCACATCCCGAGAGTTGAGCTGGTCATAGAAGAGGTGGGAAGAATCCTCAAGCCGGGGGGAAAATTTATCTTCAGCGTCCCGAGCCAGCACTTTGAAAGTTACGTTCTGGCCCCGGAAGCCAGAACCTCCCCTTCCCTCTCTTTTTTCAGGCGAAGTTTGGCAGGAGTTATAAACGGCCTATTAAAGATGCGGCATTTTTACACTCCTTCCCACTGGGGCACCATGCTCCATAGAGCCGGAATGAAGCTGGTTCGCTTCCGCTACATCCTCCCTCCGAGAGCGACAGCCTTCTGGGCCCACTCATTTTTCTGGGGAAATGCTATTTTCCCCTTCCTCTTCCTCCTTTACCGAACACCTTTAAAAGGCGCTATCCTGGGGTCTTTTACAGCCATCCTTTTGCCGTTCCTCAGGGGGCCGGTGAGGAAAGGAGGGGGCCTCATCCTGGTAGCCGAAAAATTGGGATGA
- the topA gene encoding type I DNA topoisomerase, producing the protein MTEPIFAYCMKCRARKPVKDPEPVYIPGGRPAIKGQCPDCGSTLARLGKTPAHDQLPDPPKERYKLVIVESPAKARTVGKFLGKDYLVKASIGHVRDLLRSRLSVDVSNDFKPFYVVPKEKKKVVEELREAVQNASEVYLATDPDREGEAIAWHLAEVARIPRYKIRRVVFHEITKPAIEEAFSHPRGIDMNLVNAQQARRVLDRLVGYMLSPLLWRKVRNRTSAGRVQSVALRLIVEREREIQNFVPEEYWTIKAELAKRTPEHPSFIARLVSIDGKEADLKNQEQVEPILAELEKASYVVQSVKRGTRKRNPSPPFITSTLQQEASRQLGFSAKKTMLIAQQLYEGIPLGEEGPVGLITYMRTDSVQVAEEAQKEARRFIAENFGEDLLPPKPPEYKTSARVAQEAHEAIRPTSVYRTPEYVKPYLNKDQFRLYELIWRRFLASQMAPAVYDTLSVEIAADTRYLFRASGSTIRFPGFLVVYQEAREEEAPPEEEALPIPPLDTDEPLDLVKLLPEQHFTEPPPRYTEASLIRTLEEYGIGRPSTYAPIISTLYARGYVKRDGKRLVPTEIGFIVNDLLIQHFPDLINVGFTAEMEEDLDRIARGEKDWVGMLREFYGPFVEAVAWADRSIEKVELPQEETGIKCELCGSPMVVKWGKFGQFLACSNFPACRNTKPYLTRTGALCPVCGGDIVERKTRKGRNFYSCINYPECNFATWQRPVPTPCPSCGGLMVEAGKKEVRCLSCGESMAVEEEPA; encoded by the coding sequence ATGACTGAGCCTATTTTCGCTTATTGCATGAAGTGCAGGGCCCGCAAGCCAGTGAAAGACCCCGAGCCTGTGTATATACCTGGAGGCAGACCAGCCATCAAAGGCCAATGCCCCGATTGCGGTTCAACCCTTGCGAGGCTGGGTAAAACTCCTGCTCACGACCAGCTACCAGATCCTCCAAAGGAGCGATATAAACTGGTTATTGTGGAATCGCCGGCTAAAGCCCGCACTGTGGGAAAGTTTCTGGGCAAAGACTATCTGGTTAAGGCCTCCATTGGCCATGTGCGGGACCTTCTCCGCTCTCGCCTGAGTGTAGACGTGAGCAATGATTTCAAGCCTTTCTATGTAGTCCCGAAGGAAAAGAAGAAGGTGGTGGAGGAGCTGAGGGAAGCCGTTCAGAACGCTTCCGAGGTTTATCTGGCTACCGACCCGGACCGGGAAGGAGAGGCCATTGCCTGGCATCTGGCTGAAGTAGCCAGGATACCTCGCTATAAAATTAGGAGGGTTGTATTCCATGAGATTACAAAGCCGGCCATAGAAGAGGCCTTTAGCCACCCCCGGGGCATTGATATGAACCTGGTCAACGCTCAGCAAGCCCGCCGCGTTCTGGATCGCCTTGTGGGCTACATGCTGAGCCCACTGCTCTGGCGGAAAGTCCGTAACCGCACTTCTGCTGGAAGGGTTCAATCCGTTGCCTTGCGCCTCATCGTTGAAAGGGAAAGGGAAATTCAGAACTTTGTCCCGGAAGAATACTGGACCATAAAGGCTGAACTGGCCAAGCGCACCCCCGAGCACCCTTCTTTCATAGCCAGATTGGTAAGCATTGACGGAAAGGAGGCCGATCTGAAAAACCAGGAGCAGGTAGAGCCAATCCTGGCAGAGCTGGAGAAGGCCTCCTATGTAGTTCAAAGTGTGAAGAGGGGTACCCGGAAAAGGAATCCATCGCCTCCCTTCATCACCAGCACCCTTCAGCAAGAAGCTTCCAGACAACTGGGTTTTTCTGCCAAGAAAACCATGCTTATTGCGCAACAGCTCTATGAAGGCATACCCCTTGGGGAAGAGGGGCCCGTTGGCCTCATAACCTACATGCGAACGGACAGCGTTCAGGTGGCCGAGGAGGCCCAGAAAGAAGCCCGCCGTTTCATAGCCGAAAACTTCGGGGAGGACCTTTTGCCCCCTAAACCACCGGAGTACAAAACTAGCGCCAGGGTGGCTCAGGAAGCCCATGAAGCTATACGGCCCACCAGTGTCTACCGCACCCCAGAATATGTCAAGCCATACCTTAACAAAGACCAGTTCAGGCTCTATGAGCTCATCTGGCGAAGGTTCCTGGCCAGCCAAATGGCTCCCGCTGTTTACGACACCCTTTCGGTGGAAATCGCTGCCGATACTCGTTACCTCTTCAGAGCCTCGGGCTCAACCATCAGGTTTCCAGGCTTCCTGGTGGTTTACCAGGAGGCCAGAGAGGAAGAAGCACCTCCTGAGGAAGAAGCTCTTCCTATCCCGCCCCTTGATACCGATGAGCCTCTGGATCTGGTAAAGCTCCTCCCCGAACAGCACTTTACTGAGCCACCGCCACGCTATACCGAAGCTTCCCTCATCCGAACTCTGGAGGAATATGGGATAGGGCGTCCGTCCACCTACGCTCCTATAATTTCCACCCTCTATGCCAGGGGCTACGTTAAGCGAGATGGCAAGCGCCTTGTGCCCACAGAGATCGGCTTTATCGTTAACGACCTTCTTATCCAGCATTTTCCCGATCTCATCAACGTGGGGTTCACAGCGGAAATGGAGGAAGACCTGGACCGCATAGCGCGTGGAGAAAAAGACTGGGTGGGGATGCTGCGGGAGTTTTATGGCCCCTTTGTTGAGGCAGTAGCCTGGGCCGACAGAAGTATTGAGAAGGTGGAGCTACCTCAGGAGGAAACAGGTATCAAGTGCGAGCTTTGCGGCAGCCCCATGGTGGTAAAATGGGGAAAATTCGGGCAATTCCTGGCCTGTTCCAATTTTCCAGCCTGCCGCAACACGAAACCTTATTTAACCCGAACTGGAGCCCTCTGCCCCGTATGCGGGGGTGATATTGTAGAGCGCAAGACCAGAAAAGGACGCAATTTCTATAGCTGCATAAATTACCCCGAGTGCAACTTCGCTACTTGGCAGAGACCTGTTCCGACTCCCTGCCCTTCCTGCGGCGGCCTTATGGTGGAGGCAGGGAAAAAGGAAGTCCGTTGCCTCAGCTGCGGTGAATCCATGGCTGTGGAGGAAGAACCCGCATAG
- a CDS encoding mannose-1-phosphate guanylyltransferase, producing the protein MFALILAGGTGTRLWPKSRKHRPKQLLDIVAKNTMLQETFMRIRPILDPTRIFVVTNKTYAPTIKAQLPLIPGKNIIIEPEGKGTAPCIGLSVLYIRRENPEEVMASLHADHVIEKAEEFRKALLAAAKVAQEGYLVTLGIKPTCPETGYGYICQGQFWKEVDGFPVYKVKSFTEKPDFETACSFLAQGGFYWNSGIFVWKLSTIMEEFREHMPRFYSQLLRIDEAIGTEEEEKVLEEVWQEVESESIDQGIMEKSSRVMVIPVDIGWSDVGNWSTLADILPKDEENNVIVGGEHIGIDTTGSLLYSTKRLIATIGLKDMIVVDTDDVVLVCPKDRAQDVKKLVEMLKGKNLDEYL; encoded by the coding sequence ATGTTCGCTCTTATACTGGCAGGTGGGACGGGAACGAGGCTCTGGCCCAAAAGCCGGAAACACAGGCCTAAGCAGCTTTTGGATATTGTGGCTAAAAACACCATGCTCCAGGAAACTTTCATGCGCATAAGGCCAATCCTGGACCCAACCAGAATTTTCGTGGTCACCAACAAAACCTATGCCCCCACTATCAAAGCCCAGCTGCCTCTTATTCCGGGCAAGAACATCATTATAGAGCCTGAAGGTAAAGGGACCGCCCCATGCATTGGCCTTTCAGTTCTCTACATAAGGCGTGAAAATCCGGAAGAAGTCATGGCTTCCCTTCACGCGGATCACGTCATAGAAAAGGCTGAGGAATTCCGGAAAGCTCTTCTGGCAGCAGCTAAGGTGGCCCAGGAAGGTTACTTGGTAACCCTGGGGATAAAGCCAACGTGCCCGGAAACGGGTTATGGGTACATATGCCAGGGCCAGTTCTGGAAGGAAGTGGACGGTTTTCCGGTCTATAAAGTTAAGAGTTTCACCGAAAAACCAGACTTTGAAACCGCCTGTTCTTTCCTGGCTCAGGGTGGCTTTTACTGGAACAGCGGGATCTTCGTCTGGAAACTCTCCACCATTATGGAAGAATTTCGCGAGCATATGCCCAGGTTCTACTCCCAGCTCCTCCGCATTGACGAGGCCATTGGCACTGAAGAAGAGGAAAAGGTGTTAGAAGAAGTCTGGCAGGAAGTGGAAAGCGAATCCATAGATCAGGGGATAATGGAGAAATCCTCCCGCGTCATGGTAATTCCCGTAGATATAGGCTGGAGCGACGTAGGCAACTGGTCCACCCTGGCCGATATACTCCCCAAAGACGAGGAGAACAATGTGATAGTCGGGGGGGAGCATATTGGCATAGATACCACGGGTTCCCTGCTTTACAGCACAAAACGCCTTATCGCCACTATCGGCCTTAAGGATATGATTGTAGTGGATACCGATGATGTCGTCCTGGTATGCCCCAAGGACAGGGCCCAGGACGTTAAAAAACTGGTAGAGATGCTGAAGGGCAAAAATCTGGACGAATATCTCTGA
- the dprA gene encoding DNA-processing protein DprA, which translates to MEELKYWLGFSLVKGIGPVRFRNLLEYFGNAKEAWEARPEELARAGLDRRSLENLLALRKRVSLEQEMEKLQKAGVRIVTWKDDDYPYNLRHIDNPPFLLFIKGTVKPQDEWAIAVVGTRRPSAYGKEATRFIVEPLARSGITIVSGLAKGIDGLAHQVTLEAGGRTIAVLGSGLDIIYPPEHKALAQAVAENGALISEYPLGTPPEAINFPPRNRIISGLAKGVLVVEAGETSGALITVEFALEQNREVFAVPGSIFYKTCRGTNRLIQQGAKLVISAEDILEELNVTAVKTREEVKAAVPATTTESLILSHLSSEPTHIDEIKRATGLPISEVSSALAIMEIKGLVRQVGGMHYVLARESKAEYFVD; encoded by the coding sequence ATGGAAGAGCTAAAGTATTGGCTTGGTTTCAGTCTGGTGAAGGGCATCGGACCGGTCCGGTTCAGGAATCTCCTGGAGTACTTTGGGAACGCTAAAGAGGCCTGGGAAGCCCGGCCAGAAGAACTCGCCCGAGCAGGACTGGACCGTCGCTCCCTGGAGAACCTCTTGGCCCTCCGAAAGCGGGTATCCCTGGAACAAGAGATGGAAAAACTGCAAAAGGCAGGGGTTCGCATCGTAACCTGGAAGGACGATGATTACCCGTATAATCTGCGCCACATCGATAACCCGCCCTTTTTGCTTTTCATAAAGGGCACCGTTAAACCACAGGATGAATGGGCTATTGCAGTAGTGGGCACAAGAAGGCCAAGCGCTTACGGCAAAGAGGCCACCCGCTTCATTGTGGAGCCCTTAGCTCGAAGCGGAATCACTATCGTAAGCGGGCTGGCAAAAGGCATAGACGGCCTGGCCCATCAGGTAACTTTGGAGGCCGGAGGCAGAACCATAGCGGTTCTGGGTTCAGGTCTTGATATCATCTACCCACCTGAACACAAAGCCCTCGCTCAGGCTGTGGCCGAGAACGGAGCTCTGATAAGCGAATATCCTCTTGGTACCCCGCCCGAAGCTATCAATTTTCCCCCTCGCAACCGCATCATAAGCGGATTGGCCAAAGGAGTTCTGGTGGTAGAGGCAGGGGAAACCAGCGGCGCTCTCATAACCGTCGAGTTTGCCCTGGAGCAGAATCGGGAAGTCTTTGCTGTGCCCGGAAGCATTTTCTACAAAACCTGCAGGGGGACAAACCGCCTTATTCAACAGGGAGCAAAACTTGTCATCTCCGCTGAAGATATCCTGGAAGAGCTCAACGTAACGGCTGTGAAAACCAGGGAAGAAGTAAAAGCGGCTGTGCCTGCCACCACCACCGAAAGCCTTATCCTTTCCCACCTATCTTCTGAGCCAACTCACATAGATGAAATCAAGAGAGCCACCGGCCTGCCCATTTCCGAGGTTTCCAGCGCCTTAGCCATAATGGAGATAAAAGGTCTGGTGCGCCAGGTGGGAGGGATGCATTACGTCTTGGCAAGGGAAAGCAAGGCGGAATACTTTGTGGATTGA
- a CDS encoding ABC transporter permease, producing MKGLSRYIGVVLSLVTIIALWKAIVWLGRYPSFILPQPEEVAIRFWFVLTDGSLLYHAKITLLEIAAGLSLGLSCAFVLGYFLAKVPFLESYLTPLVVISQSMPVVALAPLLVIWFGFGLASKIAVCALTVFFPVLVGTIVSIRSVEKELYDLMRIFMANRWQVFWLLELPAALPFLMSSLKVGVTLSVIGAVVGEFVAADRGLGFLVNLARGLFDTPLLFVALSSLAIIALVLYLAVAFLEKKLVKWR from the coding sequence TTGAAAGGTTTAAGCCGCTATATCGGGGTGGTTTTATCGCTGGTTACCATCATTGCCCTTTGGAAAGCCATAGTCTGGCTCGGCCGCTACCCAAGCTTTATCCTGCCTCAACCGGAGGAGGTAGCCATACGCTTCTGGTTTGTCCTCACAGATGGTTCCCTTCTATACCATGCTAAAATCACTCTATTGGAAATAGCGGCAGGGTTGAGCCTTGGCCTCTCCTGTGCTTTCGTCCTCGGCTATTTCCTGGCTAAAGTTCCATTCCTGGAGTCTTACCTTACACCCCTCGTGGTTATTTCCCAGTCCATGCCAGTGGTAGCCTTAGCACCCCTCCTGGTAATCTGGTTTGGATTTGGACTGGCCTCCAAGATCGCCGTCTGCGCCTTAACGGTCTTTTTCCCGGTTCTGGTGGGAACCATCGTAAGCATCCGGTCCGTGGAGAAAGAGCTCTACGACCTTATGCGCATCTTCATGGCAAACCGGTGGCAGGTTTTCTGGCTCTTAGAGCTTCCAGCAGCCCTCCCCTTCCTCATGAGCAGCCTCAAGGTCGGGGTCACCTTATCTGTAATCGGTGCAGTGGTGGGGGAATTTGTGGCTGCCGATAGAGGTCTCGGTTTTCTGGTGAATCTGGCCAGGGGTTTGTTTGATACCCCGCTCCTTTTCGTTGCCCTCTCTTCCCTGGCCATTATAGCCCTTGTTTTATACCTTGCTGTGGCTTTTCTGGAGAAAAAACTGGTGAAATGGAGGTGA